In Paenibacillus sp. 1781tsa1, one DNA window encodes the following:
- a CDS encoding proline dehydrogenase family protein produces MSVGTEIYRKTLLTVAGNKAVENLSIKYGKKLAGKFIAGNTLEEALEEIRILNNKGIMATLDHLGEGITRLSEAALYRDEYVRLVEGIAREGADSNVSLKPTQMGLALDPEEGYRNIRTVAAQAKLHDLFVRIDMEDSPFTQATLDIVRRLHSEGLHNTGTVLQAYLHRTEEDTRDMIREGIRLRLVKGAYKEPGSVAYQNTSEVIHQFKTMIRNHLDQGVYTAVASHDDHIINWTKQYAKDRGISPDAFEFQMLYGLRMSEQERLAKEGYRIRCYVPYGTMWYPYYTRRLAEKPANLWMVVKNMFR; encoded by the coding sequence ATGAGTGTAGGAACGGAAATATATCGCAAAACCTTATTAACCGTGGCAGGCAACAAAGCTGTAGAGAACCTGTCCATCAAATATGGTAAGAAGCTGGCAGGCAAGTTTATTGCAGGAAACACCTTGGAAGAAGCTCTCGAAGAGATCCGCATACTCAATAACAAAGGCATCATGGCTACGCTCGATCATCTGGGCGAAGGCATCACCCGCCTGAGCGAAGCAGCATTATACAGGGATGAGTATGTACGATTGGTAGAAGGCATTGCACGTGAAGGGGCAGACTCCAACGTCTCGCTGAAACCAACCCAGATGGGCCTCGCACTGGACCCCGAAGAGGGCTATCGAAATATCCGTACCGTTGCCGCACAAGCCAAATTGCATGATCTTTTTGTCCGAATTGATATGGAGGATAGTCCATTTACTCAAGCAACGCTGGATATTGTTCGAAGACTGCACTCGGAAGGACTGCACAATACAGGCACCGTATTGCAAGCCTACCTGCATCGCACCGAAGAAGATACGCGTGATATGATTCGGGAAGGCATCCGGCTTCGTCTGGTTAAAGGTGCTTACAAAGAACCCGGATCAGTCGCCTATCAGAATACTTCTGAAGTCATTCATCAATTCAAAACAATGATTCGTAATCACCTCGATCAGGGTGTATACACTGCGGTGGCCTCGCATGATGATCACATCATTAACTGGACGAAACAATACGCCAAGGATCGCGGAATCTCGCCGGATGCCTTTGAATTTCAGATGTTATATGGTCTGCGCATGAGCGAACAGGAACGTCTCGCCAAAGAAGGCTATCGCATTCGCTGTTACGTCCCTTACGGTACCATGTGGTATCCGTACTATACCCGCCGTTTGGCCGAAAAACCAGCTAATCTCTGGATGGTCGTTAAAAATATGTTTAGATAA
- a CDS encoding sigma-54-dependent Fis family transcriptional regulator, whose product MRHLLPELNALLRTDMSILDEFLYDENTLQSIPSELRIGTDRPVFIRRNTEYTWLYSQPNRTVPYGRLPVPVVSASIELAEVIPLFATSPLLLIKNDQGEYEGYIAVSDVLHAMMHAHRLIEAYFETTLETAGSALTLINEEAKVAYWTTGAEHVFSISKKDIIGQPAADFFPPDRLQSLKTLYTGETVYRKQHQPRPDLFALINARPVQLDGHIVGAVAAEVDITTEIRLHQELLHMTSKVQHLEKAVARLRPELDPFARIKGSSPVIQQCMETIRKISTTSATVLILGESGTGKELFAKAIHDLRELQTAPFIAINCGAIPASLFESELFGYEKGAFSGADPKGKRGKIELAEGGTLFLDEIGEMPLELQVKLLRVLQEKSYFPVGGTRMKQADCRIIAATNQNLMSMIARNQFREDLYYRLNVINLVIPPLRMRKEDIYELTQTFLQEFSLLYNRHIELVPPEVFKLLFQYDWPGNVRELRNVIERLTILTTDGEVKSEYLPDTLTSLTMQEQSEIQLTSGIHSHESNEYQQRQDSAGAGAEQEPRTVANADELDTSDDSELVSGVTYQQKLDTYEAQLLIQYLKEAGGNKRTLAKQLGISRATLYNRMKRLGL is encoded by the coding sequence ATGAGACATTTACTTCCTGAGCTGAATGCTTTATTACGAACAGATATGAGTATTCTGGATGAATTCCTGTATGACGAAAACACACTTCAGTCTATACCGTCAGAACTCCGTATAGGTACTGACAGACCTGTCTTTATACGTCGCAATACTGAATACACCTGGTTGTACAGCCAACCCAACAGAACAGTACCATACGGCCGTCTTCCCGTACCTGTCGTCTCTGCTTCGATTGAACTTGCGGAAGTGATCCCCTTATTTGCTACGAGCCCTCTTCTATTAATAAAGAATGATCAGGGCGAATACGAGGGTTATATCGCCGTATCCGATGTTTTGCATGCCATGATGCATGCGCATCGCTTAATAGAAGCTTATTTTGAGACCACACTTGAGACAGCGGGCTCAGCTCTGACATTAATTAATGAAGAGGCCAAGGTGGCCTACTGGACAACTGGGGCGGAGCATGTTTTTTCGATCAGCAAAAAAGACATCATCGGACAACCCGCAGCAGACTTTTTTCCTCCAGATCGGCTACAGTCTCTCAAGACGCTGTATACCGGCGAAACGGTCTATCGCAAACAGCATCAGCCACGGCCCGACCTGTTCGCTCTGATTAATGCCCGTCCTGTCCAACTGGATGGACATATTGTGGGCGCAGTTGCTGCTGAAGTGGATATAACAACTGAAATTAGATTACACCAGGAACTCTTACATATGACTTCCAAAGTCCAGCATCTGGAGAAAGCCGTGGCTCGGCTACGGCCCGAATTAGATCCATTCGCCAGAATCAAGGGCAGCAGCCCGGTCATCCAGCAGTGCATGGAGACCATTCGCAAGATCAGTACCACCTCAGCAACCGTACTTATTCTAGGGGAGAGCGGCACAGGCAAGGAGTTATTCGCGAAAGCCATTCATGATCTCCGTGAATTGCAGACTGCACCGTTCATCGCGATTAACTGCGGGGCAATCCCTGCTTCCTTGTTTGAAAGTGAGTTATTCGGCTACGAAAAAGGTGCCTTCTCCGGAGCGGATCCCAAAGGCAAAAGGGGCAAGATCGAGCTTGCCGAAGGGGGGACGCTTTTTCTGGATGAGATCGGTGAGATGCCATTGGAATTGCAAGTGAAGCTGCTTCGGGTGTTGCAGGAGAAGAGCTATTTCCCCGTGGGCGGAACGCGCATGAAACAGGCGGACTGCCGGATTATTGCAGCAACCAACCAGAATCTAATGAGTATGATTGCCCGTAATCAATTCCGAGAAGATCTCTACTATCGGCTGAATGTCATTAACCTTGTCATCCCTCCTCTGCGTATGCGCAAGGAAGATATATATGAATTAACCCAGACGTTCCTTCAAGAATTCTCATTGCTCTATAACCGTCATATTGAGTTGGTTCCACCTGAAGTGTTCAAGTTGCTGTTCCAGTATGATTGGCCAGGCAATGTCCGTGAATTACGAAATGTGATCGAACGCTTGACCATCCTGACGACAGATGGTGAGGTTAAATCGGAATACCTGCCTGACACCCTCACTTCCCTCACCATGCAAGAACAGTCCGAAATTCAACTGACATCCGGAATCCATTCACATGAGAGCAACGAATATCAGCAACGTCAGGATTCGGCGGGAGCAGGAGCAGAACAAGAACCTCGAACGGTTGCAAATGCGGACGAACTAGATACCTCGGATGATTCCGAACTTGTCTCCGGTGTTACCTATCAGCAAAAATTGGACACCTATGAGGCGCAACTTCTAATTCAATATCTGAAAGAAGCAGGTGGCAACAAACGAACACTCGCCAAGCAACTAGGCATCTCCAGAGCAACGCTCTATAATCGCATGAAGAGGCTTGGTCTATGA